One window of Treponema denticola genomic DNA carries:
- a CDS encoding CDP-glycerol glycerophosphotransferase family protein, whose product MIPLLYIDPGTGSILFSIVIGLITTLYFVAKTAFIKLKVAVYKDNEKVAGKNNSVVIYSEGTRYWNVFLPICNEFEKHREELVFYTSSEDDPVFSQNYTYIKAEYIGKGNRAFARLNMLEADICLMTTPGMDVYQLKRSKHVRHYSHILHALDDATSYRLFGLDYFDSVLLSGEYQIKGIRELESLRNLPQKDLRVVGCPYLDVLSEKIKDLPKTDTGFTVLIAPSWGANGILSKYGEQLITPLVETGWNIIIRPHPQSKTSESDMLKRLEEKYKDVANFVWDYNSENIDSLSKADIMISDFSSVIFDYCFLFDKPFLYCNSEFDHRPYDSGDLKETTWKFSVLKEIGVQLNSNSFDHIKEIISETCKSETLKENRLKAKDTAWQNRGHAGEAVYTFLTELRKTW is encoded by the coding sequence ATGATCCCTTTACTATACATTGATCCGGGTACGGGAAGTATCCTTTTTTCTATTGTAATTGGTCTTATTACAACGTTGTATTTTGTGGCAAAAACGGCCTTTATAAAGCTAAAGGTCGCGGTGTATAAAGACAACGAAAAAGTTGCCGGTAAAAACAACAGTGTTGTTATTTATTCGGAAGGTACACGCTACTGGAATGTTTTTTTACCTATATGTAATGAGTTTGAAAAACATCGAGAAGAACTCGTATTTTATACTTCTTCGGAAGATGATCCTGTGTTCTCACAAAACTATACTTATATTAAAGCTGAGTATATCGGTAAGGGAAATAGAGCTTTTGCCCGGCTGAATATGCTTGAAGCCGATATTTGTTTGATGACAACGCCGGGGATGGATGTGTATCAGCTGAAACGTTCAAAGCATGTCAGGCATTACAGTCATATTCTTCATGCGCTTGATGATGCAACAAGTTATCGCCTTTTTGGACTTGATTACTTCGATTCTGTGCTTTTATCGGGTGAATATCAGATAAAAGGAATTCGCGAACTGGAAAGCCTACGTAATCTTCCACAAAAAGATTTACGTGTAGTCGGCTGTCCCTACCTTGATGTATTAAGCGAGAAAATAAAGGATTTGCCGAAAACAGATACCGGTTTTACTGTTTTAATTGCGCCTTCTTGGGGGGCAAATGGAATATTATCAAAATACGGTGAACAACTAATTACTCCGCTTGTAGAAACCGGTTGGAATATTATTATCCGCCCGCATCCTCAAAGCAAGACTTCAGAATCCGATATGCTTAAAAGATTGGAGGAAAAATATAAAGATGTCGCGAATTTTGTTTGGGATTATAATTCTGAAAACATCGATTCACTTTCAAAAGCTGATATTATGATTTCTGATTTTTCCAGTGTTATTTTTGATTATTGTTTTCTTTTTGATAAGCCATTCTTATACTGTAACAGCGAATTCGATCATCGCCCTTATGATTCAGGCGATTTAAAAGAGACTACGTGGAAGTTTTCCGTCTTAAAGGAAATAGGTGTGCAGCTTAACTCTAATAGCTTTGATCATATAAAAGAGATTATCTCTGAAACTTGTAAAAGTGAAACACTTAAAGAAAATAGATTGAAAGCTAAAGACACCGCATGGCAAAATAGAGGTCATGCAGGAGAAGCTGTTTATACATTTTTAACGGAGCTTAGAAAAACATGGTGA